AAAAGTTAGTCTGTTCTCCAGCTAGACTCCCAAATATTCGTAACATTCAACACATTGAGCACTTTGTAGTTTCATTAACAAATCGGTGTTTCAAGCCCAACTAATCGTTCACTGAGAATAAGACAATGGACTATTACATTGGgatacaataaaatgttttttcaaattaacaatgtcaatcatttattttagattCTGTAGTAGGCAGGTTAGGGTTCCAGAGGTTTGACTTCATCAGGGAGAAATCATGATTTCTCAATCTATTATACAAAAGATGAGCTAACAGTAAACCATGGGAAATGTGCAATAAATCACTGATTATGACAACACAGACAAAGCAATGAGGCCCTCATTGCGTCCGCTTCGCCCATCTTGAGGGACAGTGCTGTTCTATGAAACCAAATGCTCTGCAACTGCTTTGTACTTTTGATGTTTGTTCCCCTCTGTGTGAAACTAagttttttaaagcaaaacagCTTTTAGATTGTTATTTAATTGAAGAACTATTAACAAAATGTGGTATTTGTTTAGCCAGTGTTCAACCATTAATggcatttatattattataaattgattttatttaaatatcttGTTGGTCTCTCCACAAGTTGCACAAATGGAAAGTCAATTATATTTACTGTCTGTAGACTATTAAGATGTCCAAATTAATCTATATATTCATTTTCGGACTGAAAGTAGCTACAGTAAAAGTTATAATTATTGTTAAAATTACACAAGTGAAACGTATGCATGCATACCAACCCTCATGGCTTCTTATTAAAAGAGTTTGGCCTCAGAGGTTTACAGTTTTATTCCACCgaatgttactttttcttggTATGCTGGAAAGGGGAAGCAGAAGGTATCTAATGATTCAATAGAGAAGCTGAAAACTAAAATTCGGTCATTGTCTggtgatgtaaatgtaaaaggcTTGAGTTGTGAAACTCAATGGTTTCCTGCCTGTTTCACCACGTGTTTGTCCCTTTGGAAACATGAGAGTTAAAGTTACTGGcagggtttgagtctgagaTGTTTTTCACATGTTACAAGTTCCATTGATCAGAATTCGGATAATAGGAAATATTAGGAACTGACTTCCCTTCTTGGGGTTTAAAGAAAGTTCCTCTCACACATGAGGCAACCACACTTTGATCAAGATAGAAATTATATCTGTGAAgtctaattttcttttttcttcttattagGCTATGCAATAAACTGTGAATCACACTGTTTCTGCAGGCTTCCATTTATTAGTTtctccttcctctttttctctgagCAGATGTCAGTAGGTTTTTTATGTGCAAACTCTCACGGTTTATAGAGATACAGTAGCTCTTACATTTTAATGTTCACTGCAGGATGTGTCCCTATTTCTACAGGGGAATAAAACAGTAATCATATTTAAATACTATTATATTACTGCTTTAAACAAAGCAGTAATCCTACTTTTATGGTTTTTAAGCTTGGCTTTTTGTTAATAAAGgaatatattacagtataaaGTATGTACAGTGTAAAACAGGATACATCATCTGTTCACAGGTAGCTTATGCTTGAGTCCAAACACCTCTCAGCATGCTAACGCAACTGTAGAGATTTATCAAAATCACAAAGAACATATTTATCAGAGCAAGAGGAAAATACCAGGAACTGCAAGTGGTGAGTTTTAAGCCTTTAGGACTGTATTTGGAGCGTGACGGGCGTCCAGTCTgggctgggggtggggggtaagACTTGAGTCAAATCTACTCTGCTGTAGGTTGCAGCTGGCTTCAACCACATTTGTTTCCATGGGTTGGAAAATTTCTGGTAACTTAGTTCTATTTTTGCTAAAACACAAATGTGAAGCTTAAAGTTGACATTTTATCAGAGAGGGCTACTGGAGTCAAACTTGTAATTACTATGTGTTATTAAGTTGTGTCATGCTTCCTGACTTCGTGCATGCTgtatatgttttacattttaattgcatcCCGTTCCGTTTTCCGGCCCACAAAACCCTGCCCATAGGTGTCATATGTGGCCATTGTCTCCAAAGAAGAGGAAATGTGAGTAACAAAAGCGTCAGAGTATTTGATAGGGGTATGTAAGGGAGATTTCAGTCTAGAAATCCCCAGGCAAAATCCACAACAATGCTTATAGGACGTTGTGTTACATTATTAGTGCAAGATGTGCAAATAATGTTGTATTGAAAGACAGCTGCTCTGTTATCCAAACCAGATTTAAGTAAAAAAGTTGGTTAAActaatttggtaaaaaaaaataattttcgtTCACCATTTCCGGAATACCTGCTTTTAAGGAGTCTTGATTAATGATGCAGCTGTTTGCATGTAGTCACAGGAAGATGATTCAAGAGGATGCATTGCATGGTGGTAAAAGATTTTTAGAAGTAGTCCCTAATGATGCAAGACTATGAATGGATGTATAAGTTATcgctttaaaaacaattctatgagtaatagaaatgtacattactcCTAACGTATGAGTGACATGCTAATTGTTACTTGATCTGGTCAAAAGCATACAGCTGCAATTTGTATAAGCAGCAAATGGTGTATGCTATTTTGCTAGGGACCAGAATGTAACTCCAACCAAACAAGTCAAACACACATAAGGAATTTACAACTACTTAACAGATAATGAATGATGATGAATCCCTGATCATTGAGATGTTTAAACTGAGGAAGTATCCCCCATTGAAGACAACATAAGAAGTCTAAATAAatctctctttatttcttttctttagtcTTCATTAGCTGGAATTGACACACAAAAGAGCAGAAGAAAGCTTTCCTTTACTTTGATGACACAGACTtacaaaatggaaaatcaatTGAATCAATGTTAAGTGTTTCAATAGAGCATTAGATATCCTACATATGAACATATGTAACATTGCCATATTGTTTGGGGAAATGTTTTATCTAATTTCACAAGTTCTTGAGTGGAAATTTAACATAAAGGATCAAGTGATTACATACCAGTTTGAACTGATGCCACCAAGACCACTAGTTTGTGTTTAGACTGTAGAAAGGATGCCTCTGTTATACATTAAAATATCACATTATGCCTATAGCAAAGAAGTAGGTGTTTTTCTTCAATGCATATGTTGTAGTGTCTAATCAATTTCTCTTAtgggaaaaaatgtaactaaattTAGCAAATTAATTTCAAATCTGCCAttctactttttaattatctacTTTATAATTTTATGTGCTCATCCACATATGCAGCAGTTGCCATTGTACGTTTATGACCAATTATGGGTATATTATTTTGAGCAATATCACTGTAGTTATAGTGGCAGAAGGCGGTGCCCACGGAATGTGTCACAGGAAATAACAGATACTTTATTTAAGACTTTTCATCAGCTATTGAGCCCCAGTGATGTTGTCATAGTTCTCCTTAACCCCTCCCACTTgtagtctgtgtgtttttaaatgggaGGTTCATCAGCACAGCAACACCAGAGCAACTAACATCAGAGTCCTGCCACAACAAAGGTGCCTATCAGAGGATACAGAGAAGAGATAACAGTCCCCTCAGCTGGAAGAAATAACAAAGAACTTCACCAGGATTGCAAGTTTGGACAGAAAGGTAACTATATATCTGACAAAGCTTCTGTGACATTCGGCAAAATATAAGAAGTTGTTTTACTTTACTGCATTAATCTTGAAGTATAAATGATAGGTCAGAACCCAAATCACAAATTGGATTTGTTATAATGGCCCGGGGAAGAGGAcacactacacaaacacacaagaggaaccattcacacagatAGTAGAAGGGACGCAAACGCACAGAGACGAACGTTTTATGGCTTTAGTTTAGTGTATTGGTTTACACATGGGCATCTACTACATGTAACATACACATAATCAATAAAAGATGTGATGGAGAGATGCAAAAAACCCTCAGAGGGCCTTGATCTGGGCACTCTCCAATGCATACTGCAATTAGAATAGAAAGAAACTAAAattctgaaaaatgaaaagtaaagaaagaTTAAAACAAGAAGCCAAAACTAAAATTACACTCAACATCAATACAACAGAaatgtgaaaagtaaaataataataggtGTTACATGGGTTGTTTACAAATAAATTCCACATGAATAACATTgctcagacaaaaacaaacctttAACAACTGTCTTGaatttcacaagtgtcagcttTGAAAAATCTGATCGCAAAGCATTCCATATCAACTAACCTCTGTAATTTAATAGTATGCTAAACACTTGTTcaactaaaaaaaaccttttgtaaGTTGTGCATTACATGTTAACCATACAACCATGTTATTTGTCATTATCAAGTTGATACTGTGTCCTAGAAATATCTAGAAATGCAACGTTTCAACTGTATACATTGCAGAACTAATGTGATGTAATGGTGTGCTAATGTCATGCAGTAATCAACTAACCTAAATTGTTATTGCACTCACTGTACAGATAGAGACTGTGTTTATAGTACAGAGCGCACACAGTGGACGTGCTCTATCTGTTGCTCTCACATTAGAAGCTCCACAGCACAGTTTTTCATCTGCaataaatgtacacacacaatcGACAGAAATGTGACACTGTGTGAACTGAACGTGAGCACAATTAAACCCAGACAAAGAAAGCACATGTCTGTTCAGTAGTCACACTTGTTTCTGTCCTATCATGTGCTCTAAGATAAACTCCATGTAAGGACCTTTAAATTCCGTGTTTTGTTGGGTTCTATTTCTgtaattttgcttcttttttcagTCTATCTTAGGACAAAAATATCCCCAAAAAAGAGAAGTATAGATGAACCTGTTCGTCATCCTCGTCATCCTTGCAGCTATCAGCACTGATGTGGTAAGCAATAATAAAAGGAAGTAACTTTAGGTTTAAATGTCATACTGAGGGTGTCCGagtatttttataaatatgccTCAACAAagtctgtgtttctttttagGCTTTTTCACAAAGAAGGTCACCTAAACCCCGGGGCAAGGGTAAGCACACTGTCAAAGCAACACTTTACATTCTGCATTTGTTGCATCCGGTGACAGACATTAAATgtccttgtctctctctgtaatgTGATCCCCAGAGATGTGTCGGTCTGGGGATGGGAGCAGTTACAGGGGATTTGTTTCTAAGTCGACATTGGGCAACACATGTCTCAACTGGAACAAGTTTAAAATCCCTTCAGGAGCTTCAAAGGGACTTGGCAACCACAATTACTGCAGGTATACTTTAATTCACCAATCTGGGACCTAGATAGGCAATGTTAAGAAGAGATATTGCGGGTTTAACAGGCTATTATTTAACTTGAATGCTAGGAATCCTGACCAGAGCGTGATGCCGTGGTGCCGTGTCCGAAAAGGAAAGAAGATTGTGAGACAACTGTGCAACATTCCCAGCTGTAAGATTTGATCGGCAATTTAATAAACCATTGAAGCATTGTATATAATTGATTTAGATCTTTCTAATGATCTCTGTTTTCTGCTCCTGTACAGGTTCTACACCAACAGTGAAACCTCCACAGGCTGTGGATACAGGTAGCTTTGTTgtttaaatacacttttttcTCAATGTCACCTCGTAATTCCCTTCATCATCACCAACTGACTCGTCCTGTCCCCGCAGAACTGACATGTGGAGAGGTGTCTGAGCGGAGGATGCATAAAATTGTGGGTGGGTCTTTCACACCAATAGAGTCGCACCCGTGGGTCGTTGCTCTCTTTCATCAGGGTAACCGTTTCCTCTGTGGTGGCTCTCTCATCACACCATGCTGGGTTCTCACAGCTGCACACTGCTTCTCTGATGGgtgagacagaaaacacaacacactatcATTTCCTCCAATACAATTTGTATACTATGATTGCAATGTGACTCATATGCGTACCCCcttgtgtttggtttttgttcAGTAAGGAGACAAACATCCAGCGTCTGTCTGTATACCTGGGGAAAATGGCCATCAATGAGACAGATGCTGAGAAGGAGCAGGGATTCACTGTGGAAAAACTGATCATCCACCAAAAATACAATGAGTCCAACTTCAACAATGACATAGGTGCGCACAactgtactgtgtgtgcgtgagaaaGAGTTGTAATGGGTGCTTTGTGTGCAGGACTCATAGCTGTGTTTGTCTTTGCATTTCAGCACTGTTGAAGATCAAAAGCAGCAATGGAGGATGTGCAGTGAGGTCAGCGTCTGCCCGGACAGTGTGTCTTCCTCCATCTCACACTCAGCTTCCTGCAGGATTTCAGTGCAAAATCGCAGGATTcgggagagagagatacagtatGTCATGCAGAACCTCTAACCTACACATTCATTAATGATATCTCAGCCGGTTTACTGATTCTTACAACTGACACTGTTGTCTGCAGCGGCATGGCATTACTCACAGTACCTGAAGCAGGCTGAGGTGAAACTGCTCTCCAAGACTGACTGTACAAGTGAATCGTactatggaggtctcatcacaGAGAACATGTTCTGTGCTGGGAGCCCTGACTGGAGCACTGATGCCTGCAAGGTAAGCAACAAACCCAGTACTGCAGCTTCAAAACTGTcatcactttgtttttagatggTCAGTATCCATGTGAGCCTTTATAGGGACAATGATTAATCAGCCTACAGGGAGGAAGTGCAGCACTTAGCTGCATGGTGCGAAAATAACAACCTTGTGCTCAACACCTCCAAAACCAAAGAACTCATTGTCAACTTCCGGTAAAGCAATATGCATCCACACACCCATTCACATCAGCGAGGCTGAAGTAGAGCGGGTCATCAACTTCAAGCTCCTGGGTGTTCACATTTCACAAGACACTCAATAGGCTTCCTCTACTCTGATCAAGAAAGCTCCACAACGCCTCTTCTTCCTCAGATCACTGAAAAAGCTCAGAACCGTCGTAACTTCTATTGCTGCAGCGGTTGCACAGTCAAGAGCTTGAGATGGTGGCTTATTGTGGCAGCCTGCAGACCTCTTGTCTCATGTCTCCTGTCTCATGCCCTCCCGGCTGTTGCCATTCCTAagtttcaacttttcaaaagaaaagcttgcatctggtcCGCGCTGTATTCATAGTCTACTTTGGTGTTTTGGAAGTGTTTGAATTAAACAGTAGGCCTGcggccccttatgaggtcataaggagccaGGTTAcctcccctctctttctgcTGTTCCGGCCTAGAGAATTTGGCCAACCCAttaaagagagacatcatggctttcaaacgagcaaagtggcagttggtcaaggccacaccaaTAAGATTAACCAATACTTTATTATAGAAGAAATCTTTTTAATATTCTACAATTTTAAAAGCTGCAGTTACGGATATGAAATTTGACAACAAAACATGggattaatataaaatattggtTAACCTCTTCCTTTCTGaaatcataaaacatttaaaactgcatcagCGTTTAATGTTGAAGTTTGTTCAAGCCATAGCCCAGTAAGAGGCTTAATATGAGGTCTGAAAGGCGCATCACTGAAGTGTATTATTGTGATTATACAACAATGATTACCAACAAAATGATACAGTGAGAATCTGTAGGCTATCCATATTGTGGAGTACGTGGAGTAATTTGCTCTTgaattaatgataaaaaaaacagtgaggaTTTCTAGTTCCACCCTTTTTCAGTCAGACTATTTGAGCAATAGCATAGCTTTAGAGATCGTGGGATTTATCAAAGTGAAAAAATCCCACACATATAAAaccaaaactgctttgctagttcTATTGTGTTGGACTTTATTGCTAATGCACTTTAATATTAGACTAAACATGATCATAGCTGGCCTACTGCATTCTGtggtttatgtatttttaaggACCGctatgaaggaaaaaaacatttttaatgattGCACTActaaaactgcattttgttgtactGGTTGTTCTTActtgtgcaatgacaataaagtggaATCTGAATCTTATCTATTTATAACAACATACTATGTAGGGCTACTTACTTTCTTTGTTGTGATTTCTGACTGGCTGTTGCGGCCTTTCTCTCACAGGGTGACTCTGGCGGTCCGTTGGTGTGTGAAGTGTCAGGTCGGATGTTTCTGTTCGGGGTGGTGAGCTGGGGTGAGGGCTGCGCCAGTCCGAACAAACCAGGGGTTTACACACAAGTCAACAACTACAACAAGTGGATCGCAGCAAAAACAGGGCTTTCCAAATACACCACTGGAGTCATGTTTCCCACAAAATGAAGCAGCGGCAGACAGATACCTGTTGGCATTTTGTGCAACAGTTTTGTAGCTAATGGGCATTTCTGTTTCAGTCAAAATAAGTTTTGCACAGCAAAGATTTAACTGTTCTAAATGAGTGtgttttttaagtatttatatttcactgtatacagtgtataatatttttgtattacttGTGCATGAACTTTTCATACTAAGAGTATGGATTTTCAAACACATAttaatgaagaaaataattaatttatctcattttatttaaataagcaTTTCCTATTTTAAAAGGCTGGACCTGCTGTTGAGCTATttttgtataataaaaaaaatatttttattatatattcatCGTGTTTATTAATCTCCAAGCTCcaaatgtttctgtctctcttttgcATGTGCAACCTCTTCAACACATGTAGAAACATGCACTCCCACTAGCTTTCTTACTGTAGACCTACAGTGTTCACGCTGTATGTCAGAAGAACAGTTGTGAACATCTGCCAAAGGACATACAGCATATGTGGGTCTAACAAGGgaaattcatattttataaaataaacgGCAGGAATttagaaatacaaaacaagtGACTATAAGACCGTTTTTGTAAGTTTGATTTAGTAGCCTACAGTTTCTTAAGATGAACACTGGAGGGCACTGTtggataaaattaaaaagaatataaTTACAAACAGGCAGTTTAGTACTCTCAAACATACTGGAAATCAAAACTTATTTTAGTACAAACAACAATAGCATCCATCAATatctttatgacaaaaaactgaAGACAGTTTATTACACATTTCTCACATTTTAAAGACACAATGTAGTTATAGGACTTTTCAATTTATCAACTGCCATCCATATGAGTCAAACTAGAAAtactaaatataaaataaatctgatTCCTCAAAAGCATATAGTTGAACAAATTGGGacttttgttgttgtagctCTCCCAAGTTGTCATGAATTATTCCACTAAACATCAACATGACTGCAGCAgatttatattcatatatatatacagtataaatacatCATACAGCTGAGCCTAAAgggtcaatgtttttttatgtttgcattttaatggTCACATAAATACTGCAAATAACTCCCACCATTGTTTAAAACCTTTACAGCAAAGCTCCCCTACAAACATAAAAAGGTTGGGGGAGTCAACCCCTGGAATCTTTGAATTTTTAACCTCCTGTCTCTTATGCTGAGATTGTTATGGAGCGATCGAGACTGGCAGAGAGTTCAGCTCATAAATTTACACCATTGTTCACCAGTGTAGCAGATAGatgctttttaaaataatttttattgatatGCTCAAAATTACAAATTGGTGtgaatttttacaaaaactatttcagcataaaaaaacaataaataaagcagATAATTGGGCaaaaaacagagtgaaaaaagcaaaaacaaaaggagaaaGATTAATTAAAGATAAGGTTTAACGTGGTTAATGATCAGAAACATGCTGTTGTTCAGGTACAATGTttcaccatgttcaccatcttacaTCAGTAGGCCTACAGCTGAGGCTTGTAGGGATGTCATTAGTTATGTAGGTACTTGGTCACAAACCAAAGTTGTAGACAATTTTacctgatggtggcgctatAAATGAGAAGCCACCACATTTTCTGTCCTAAAATCAGATGTAGTGAATGCAAATTATAGGCTAGTAGTTTACGCTTTTCTTCCTCCAGGACTCAggaagaaacttttttttatttcctttgcGGCATGGCACAAATGAAAGTAGTTTGAAACCTGGTTCTGTGGAGAAGGCTGAGCATCACCTCTTGTCAGAACACTTATGATTCCCAGGAAAGCTTCAGTGTGGAGCAGTGAGTGTGAGTCAGTGGACAACTGTCTCTCTGTTTAATACCACCCCTTACTTCCAACACCAACACCCCACtcccaaaaaagaaacatgtcacAGGAACGCTGAGCACCTCTGCTCCAATCAAGAcaaacaatcaatcaatgtGAATACacatacaacaataacaataacataacATGGAAATTAAAGTTATATTGTGGTGTCATCATTTTAGTGAACTTTGTTGCAATGAACAAGCACAATCCAGCTGGTCATTGCGTCATTTTTGAAAGTACATACAACAAAACTTCTCTAAGCAACCTGCTGCAATGCTTTCTATCAAAGTCTGTTTGGACAAGTCCACATATACAGATCGTTTACAGCAGTGCTACTGGAGCCAATCACAGTTCATCCTATTCCCCCTCAATTACTCACAATGAGCAGTTTACTTTACTGCTTCTCTACTCCATCCATATATGGATTTGAGATGTGAGTATCAGTCTTATTCCTCTTTAAGGACAATTTctaagggagaggagaggagaggagaggagaggagaggagaggagaggagaggaaaggttTTTAAAGTCCCTTTTATTGACCATTTTCAgatcacagaaacacacacaaaaaaaaatcctaaacacaaaattgaaaacaaatacaatcattacaaaaaggagaggagaggatgagTAACAGGGTATATTCTAACCAGGTGGACCTGAGGGTTTGGTCTCTTTGGTTCAGATGGCTTGTCTACCACACCCAcattgaccacacacacacacacacacacacagggtgtcTCTTGGCTGGAGGCTCATTGGTCTACACCGGGTCAAAGGGGTATAAATACCACTGTCTTTGCTGCGTGGGTCTCCAGTTTCCCCAACACATATTCAGATCTGAAGAGCAGAGAGCAGAGGCAACCCTACCAGagaccctacacacacacacacacacacacacacacacactgtaacaaGTAAGTTACAGAGTAAAAACAGGTTACTTCACTTTAAGGCAAACACAATTTCAAGTACAACCTGTCAGGTGGGTGTTAACCAAAAGGACAGCTGTTCATCTCTATCAAAGTGAAGAAGTTGGAGAAACTGTGTGGGTGAGGTGCAGGATCTGTAAGTCTCCTTCTGCTGGACACACTCCTTTCAGCTGCAGCCAGCAGCAAGTTGAATCCATAGgctttatttagacctgaacATTTAGGCCCAGAGACATGAACTCCTGACCCCCCTTTTAATGATCACAGATCATATGTCAGATGAAGATTTGAAGCTTCACAAAGAGACAACACCGGTTTTCTTCAACATAATGGTGCAGGTCCTGATCTCATCTCCATCTGTTCTCTGTGGTTGATGTGAAGCTGACTGTTATCAGGCTGAGCAGCTTCCAAACCTTATTATGTTTACAACCTTTTCCTgatgtacccccccccccttcttctgCACACACCTCTTCTGCCATCTTAGAACCACAATCTCTTCCAATGAAGTTACCCCAACACTTTCCTTTTTGGGACCACTGGCATGTAGGGTATGACGTAATTTGGGGAGCGCTTTCacttgcagtgtgtgtgtgtgtgtgtgtgtgtgtgtgtgtgtgtgtgtgtgtgtgtgtgtgtgtgtgtgtgtgtgtgtgtgtttgatgtgcgtgcgtgtgcgttcAGGGAAAACGTCAGTGCGCACCAACACCAACCCGGTTGGCAGCTTTATTCCTTGGCTGTGATTGGGCGGAGGGCGGTGATTCCTTCTGTCACGATTTGGATCGCTCCCACCGGAGGACACCGACCGTCTGAGTCCAGCCTTTACCGAGGTGCTCACCCACAAGAGGAGACGGTGCACACAAGGAGGAGAGACGCATGAGGGTTTCGTCTTAGGGGTTGGACTGACAACTCGGGTTTGTCCTCCTGTCGGTGTCgttgaggagaggagaggaaaggagaggagaggagaggagaggagaggaagaggagaggagagaagggggatCTTCAGAACTGGAGCGCCTTTCTTTTGTCGGGGCTGCGGTAAAAGTCGTACAAGATGCCGGTGTTTCACACCAAGACCATCGAGAGTATCCTGGAGCCGGTGGCCCAGCAGATCTCCCACCTGGTCATCATGCACGAGGAGGGGGAGGTGGACGGTAAAGCCATCCCAGATCTGACGGTGCCGGTGGCTGCGGTGCAGGCGGCAGTCAGCAACCTTGTACGGGTGAGTCCCGAGTTCGAACCAGAACCAGGGCGTCAATTCACTAAAAGCCTCAATGGCAAAGTGTCAGCATCCATATGTATCATCATGAATGACCGGTCTGATTGTAtagcttttatttaattataaatgATTACAATAGGAGGTCATCACACTGTCCTGCACTGCACATGGGGCAGTTTAGGCTACATTCATTTTTCTATAAGCTATGGCTCCCAGATAGATTTATTGCAGCAATCTCGATCTTTGTTAGCCATTAAAATTATATTACAGCCACACCGAGCTGACAATCAAGCGTCTTTCACGAGCTCCTGCATTCGTTTTTTGTGAGCGTCTGTGCACACACATGACACAACACCTCAAACTTTGCTCCGATTGGTAATCAGATGGCCGCTGAGCTCAATGAAGTTTGTGGGGCGGAAGGAACAAGTGTTTGATTGCATTAACAGGATGctgtactctctctctctctctttctctctctctctctctctctctctctctctctctctttctctctctctctctcacacacacacacacacacagacacacacacagacacacacacacacacacacacacactttgtgatCAGTATAGAGGGAACGTCACTTGTGCCATACTTCATTAAACCGAGTTAGATCATTGCAGAATTAGCAGTTTATTGAATAATGACTTTAGAAAACCTCAGCCCATTCCTAATAACCTCTAGAGAATAGATACACTCTGTGGTCATTTATCAAACTCCAATCTTCCCCTCATAGTAACTCCTACACTTTCCTCCCTGTTCTCTCTTTTCCCAATTCCTTTAATCTCTCCACTTTACACGTCCCATTTGAcctcctctgtctccttcttCTCTGTCACATTGAGTCAATTGTCATTTTGTGTAGAAAGAGGCAATCTTCAGTCAGACAATGATGTCTCCTCTGTATGCACTGACTGGAAAAATCAATACAGGCCACATCATTAATGCCAATCCGGTCATTGTTATTGATGCAGGGGCGACCACGCTTCACTCACTCAGGAGAACTCAGACGGACACTCACTCTATTCCGATTCACAGTAATAGTATAAAAAGAAGCCGGTTTCATATTAATTTGAGCCTGAATATATCTCACAGTGTGCAAGTTCCCACTTGGTGGGGCAGACTTGATCAGGATGTCACTAAAACTGTAATGCAGGTTGTGTGACGGACTAAGATGCTGTCTGATGCTGTAAGATGCTCC
This window of the Etheostoma spectabile isolate EspeVRDwgs_2016 chromosome 17, UIUC_Espe_1.0, whole genome shotgun sequence genome carries:
- the plaua gene encoding plasminogen activator, urokinase a isoform X1, with the protein product MNLFVILVILAAISTDVAFSQRRSPKPRGKEMCRSGDGSSYRGFVSKSTLGNTCLNWNKFKIPSGASKGLGNHNYCRNPDQSVMPWCRVRKGKKIVRQLCNIPSCSTPTVKPPQAVDTELTCGEVSERRMHKIVGGSFTPIESHPWVVALFHQGNRFLCGGSLITPCWVLTAAHCFSDGKETNIQRLSVYLGKMAINETDAEKEQGFTVEKLIIHQKYNESNFNNDIALLKIKSSNGGCAVRSASARTVCLPPSHTQLPAGFQCKIAGFGRERYTAWHYSQYLKQAEVKLLSKTDCTSESYYGGLITENMFCAGSPDWSTDACKGDSGGPLVCEVSGRMFLFGVVSWGEGCASPNKPGVYTQVNNYNKWIAAKTGLSKYTTGVMFPTK
- the plaua gene encoding plasminogen activator, urokinase a isoform X2; translated protein: MWLFHKEGHLNPGTLTEMCRSGDGSSYRGFVSKSTLGNTCLNWNKFKIPSGASKGLGNHNYCRNPDQSVMPWCRVRKGKKIVRQLCNIPSCSTPTVKPPQAVDTELTCGEVSERRMHKIVGGSFTPIESHPWVVALFHQGNRFLCGGSLITPCWVLTAAHCFSDGKETNIQRLSVYLGKMAINETDAEKEQGFTVEKLIIHQKYNESNFNNDIALLKIKSSNGGCAVRSASARTVCLPPSHTQLPAGFQCKIAGFGRERYTAWHYSQYLKQAEVKLLSKTDCTSESYYGGLITENMFCAGSPDWSTDACKGDSGGPLVCEVSGRMFLFGVVSWGEGCASPNKPGVYTQVNNYNKWIAAKTGLSKYTTGVMFPTK